In Amyelois transitella isolate CPQ chromosome 28, ilAmyTran1.1, whole genome shotgun sequence, the following are encoded in one genomic region:
- the LOC106142747 gene encoding zinc finger protein 79, which translates to MLQEESLDVTMMDCDLKPVLDLVKPICRCCLATDKNVKNAILYRSEFLELSGLDVTETDGLPHWLCYECCSLLRKAVRFKRKMLRAHNLLYEYLTRCAPFPIDAQDPELSKYAAPELCATDTLAVEVGRGKVGFHKVLQHTKQINKYELEIEAPAHDDVKSERGFSDYEDNIALNEFRSTLNQMSGEDVNCLLEDPELLTRKKTTKKKKTKKLRTRKERMSEVKSEEDEPKVRNSIRKTVEIDPEKIRIVTLNPEEQVRQREEESKAGLRFPFQCNLCYKGFNFQVKLDNHMQKHSPSRGTFECKLCRMYLPTAYSYSVHMLIHTRRYECVQCGRRMIDRTSILDHYRSQHEGQLTLYTCSICGKVSNNNKTHRGHMRNHHSGDRPKCEQCGKTFVNKDSLAEHQQIHEGIKNYECSACGARFRTRTQMKHHQVKHSDAKDYYCVECDVRFKSAHNLRQHLQKSLKHKDKQSLKYACTRCDKRFESERALRQHALVQHEGVRAHRCAVCPAALASRSSLAKHTLAVHAGRRPPPRHICDTCGKAFRGKSVLENHARTHTGEKPFACGVCARRFAQRTALRTHLNLVHLKLPRQAKVKPPPEPIPQPKLDAVVKEDQAMFDAWARPQVPCDVYFTVTAGP; encoded by the exons ATGCTTCAAGAAGAGTCTCTTGATGTTACCATGATGGATTGTGATCTGAAGCCCGTACTTGACCTGGTCAAGCCAATATGCCGTTGTTGCTTAGCCACTGACAAAAACGTCAAGAATGCTATTCTTTACAGATCGGAATTTCTTGAATTATCTGGCTTGGAC GTGACGGAGACGGACGGCCTCCCCCACTGGCTGTGTTACGAGTGCTGCTCGCTGTTACGCAAAGCCGTAAGGTTCAAACGTAAGATGTTACGAGCCCACAACCTTCTGTACGAGTACCTCACTAGGTGTGCTCCG TTCCCAATAGACGCTCAAGATCCGGAGCTGAGTAAATACGCTGCCCCTGAACTGTGTGCAACAGACACCCTCGCTGTGGAGGTGGGGCGGGGCAAGGTGGGCTTCCATAAGGTTCTGCAG cacacgaaacaaataaacaaatacgaATTGGAGATTGAGGCGCCCGCGCACGACGACGTGAAGTCCGAGCGCGGGTTCTCGGACTACGAGGACAACATCGCATTGAATGAGTTCAG ATCGACACTGAACCAAATGTCAGGGGAGGATGTGAACTGTTTATTGGAAGACCCCGAGCTGCTGACGAGGAAGAaaacgacgaagaagaagaaaacgAAGAAGCTCAGAACGAGGAAGGAGCGGATGAG CGAAGTGAAGAGCGAGGAAGATGAACCCAAAGTGAGAAACTCGATAAGGAAGACCGTGGAAATAGATCCGGAGAAGATAAGGATCGTGACCCTGAACCCTGAGGAGCAGGTCAGGCAGAGGGAG GAGGAGAGTAAGGCGGGCCTGCGTTTCCCATTTCAATGCAATCTGTGTTACAAGGGGTTCAATTTTCAAGTGAAACTGGATAACCACATGCAGAAACATAGTCCT TCCCGAGGTACGTTCGAGTGTAAGCTGTGTCGAATGTACCTCCCCACCGCCTACAGCTACAGCGTACACATGCTGATACACACGCGGCGGTACGAGTGTGTGCAGTGCGGACGGAGGATGATAGACAGAACCTCCATACTGGACCATTATCG gtcCCAACACGAGGGACAATTGACGTTGTACACGTGTAGCATATGCGGAAAGGTGTCAAA CAACAATAAAACTCACAGAGGCCACATGAGGAATCACCACAGCGGTGACCGGCCGAAGTGTGAGCAGTGCGGGAAGACCTTCGTCAACAAAGACTCCTTGGCTGAACATCAACA GATCCACGAAGGCATCAAGAACTACGAGTGCTCCGCGTGCGGCGCGCGGTTCAGGACGAGGACGCAGATGAAGCATCATCAGGTCAAGCACTCCGACGCCAAGGATTACTACTGCGTCGAGTGCGACGTCAG ATTCAAATCTGCGCACAATTTGAGACAACATCTACAGAAGAGTCTGAAACACAAAGACAAACAGTCACTCAA ATACGCCTGCACCCGCTGCGACAAGCGCTTCGAGAGCGAGCGGGCGCTGCGCCAGCACGCGCTGGTGCAGCACGAGGGCGTGCGCGCGCACCGCTGCGCCGTGTGCCCCGCCGCGCTCGCCTCCAGGAGCTCGCTCG cTAAACACACATTAGCCGTGCACGCGGGCCGGCGACCTCCGCCGCGGCACATTTGCGACACCTGCGGGAAGGCGTTCCGG GGCAAGAGCGTGCTGGAGAACCACGCGCGCACGCACACGGGCGAGAAGCCGTTCGCGTGCGGCGTGTGCGCGCGCCGCTTCGCGCAGCGCACCGCCCTGCGCACGCACCTCAACCTCGTGCACCTCAAGCTGCCCAGGCAGGCCAAG GTGAAACCGCCTCCCGAGCCCATCCCCCAGCCGAAACTGGATGCTGTGGTCAAAGAAGATCAGGCGATGTTCGATGCGTGGGCGCGGCCGCAGGTGCCTTGCGACGTGTACTTCACCGTTACCGCCGGACCTTGA